Sequence from the Thermocaproicibacter melissae genome:
GGAATGCAGTCGTTCACAAGTTCGGAGTCAAAATCACCCGGGAAAAAAGTATAGTCCTCTCCCTCAACGAAAGCGTAGCCTGTGTTCATAACAATGAGCATTTCACGGCACTGCTTTTTCGCGAGGAGATTGTCGCAAATCAAGTTGGCTTTTCCCTGCCAAATCCAGCCGGTCTCGTCTTCACCGACTCCGTGTTGAATATAAAGAACCGGATATTTCTTTTCGGGATGTTCTTCGTAGCCCGGCGGGGTGTAAATCCAGCATGCCTTCATGCGACCCGTTACGGAGGAGCGGTAAAGCTCCATACGCACGTCGCCGTGAGGAACCTTCTGCATCAGGTAGAACTCGGAATCGTCATCGGGCATTTCAAAGAAGTTAATCGGATAGAAGCATCCATAGCCAACCGGAGCATCCGGGTTGATGCAGCGGTTTCCGTCCACAAAATATTCATGGTAGTGGAATCCTGCCGGAATACCGCTTATGGTAACACTCCAAAAGCCATCGCCCGTCGGCTTCATGTCGTGTTTTTCCTTTCCCATGTAGCCGCCGATGCCTGCCACCTGCACCGATTTTGCATTTGGAGCGTAGAAAGTAAATTCTACGTCACCGTTCTCCAACACACGAACTCCGGGTTTTACCGGCTTGTAATAAAGCGCGGAATAACCTTGTTTGCCTTCCTTGACCGCAACGACCTTGTTGATTGGGTCGAAGAAAAGCATGTGGGAATTAAGCGTCTGGTTCTCTACAATTGTTTTTTTCAAGAGCATCCCCCTCTTTAATCGTAAGATGCAGTGATGCAGCAACAACGTTTCCATCTCACTGGGAATAAAATCTACGGCAGAGTCATCGGCTGAAACCAGTGCAAAGCCATACTGAACTCGCCTCGTCCTTCCTGAAAACTCATTATAATCGTTTTAGCACTTTTGTCAATGCAAAATCGCATACTTTTGCCATTAAAATTACTTAATTTTTATTATATTTTACATATTTTTAGGACTTTTCGGCCATTAATTCACTTCTAAAATATTTTTTATTTGCTATTTGTTTTAATAAACCATATTTGCTGTGCAATCCTCATTAAATTATGTAATTCTCAATTTTTTTCATGTTTTCTGCAGCATAATTGACAATGTTTCAAAGATATTTTATACTGAAACAAGCTGACAGCAGCAGCTTAATGTTAAGCAAATCCGGTACATATTCGTTTCAATCGTACGATGATAGCTAATATTTTAGCATATTTGATCTATGCTGCTGCGTCAGTCTCGGCGTATTTCTCTTGGGCAAGAAAACGGCAATCTATCTCAAATTTTTGAAAAATAACCCGGCAAAGCTCTTTCCTTTCCCTTTTCACCTCCGCGGCAACACTGCGGGGCGTTATTTTTCTCTTGACATTTTGCTCTGGTACCGTATAATGTATATGCTAATTATTTATATGTAAACTATTTTACATTAAATATTTAACGGTTAAATTAATTTAAGCGAGGTGAATTGGGCATGAACGGCAGCAGCGACGATCTGGAGGTCCTATTCCGCAGAATTTCCGGCATGAAGCGCAGCTGTATCGACGCGGAATGTGTAAGGCGTGGCATTCATCTGGTTGGTCACCCTGCAATTCTGTTCTTCCTGAGACACTGCACAGCAGGCATGGCAGCATCTCAAAAGGAAATTGCAGACGCTCTGCACATGAGCACTCCAACCGTTGCGATTCAAATTAAGCGAATGGAAAAGGAAGGCCTTGTGCTGAAGGCTGCGGATGAAACAGATCTGCGTCGCAACATGATAACGCTGTCAGAAAAAGGGCGGATTCTTGCAGACGAAGCGCATGATGTCTTTGACTATGTGGAAAAGAATATGTTCAACAATCTGACTGCGGAAGAATGTTTACAGCTCAAAAAACTGTTCCTACGAATTGTTGCAAACCTGGAGCTCTTGAAGAGTGGGCAGCACCCGCCTAACAAAACGACATGACAGCGCACGAACCGGCAAAACATACCGGTGGCGCTCATTCTTTAGAATCCAGCAAAAACCATTAAGGGAGACGACGTATGGTCAAACGACTGCTTTCGTGTGTGCGAGAATACAAAAAGGATACCATTCTCACACCTATTTATGTAATTCTCGAATCCTTCTTTGAGATTTTGATTCCAACACTCATGTCCTATTTAATTGACTACGGCATCAGTAAAAAAGACATGTCGAGCATTATTCGGTTTGGTCTGGCCCTTGTTGCGGCTGCAATTAGCTCCCTCGTTGTTGGTGTCCTTGCGGGGACAAGCGCCGCAAAGGCTTCTTCTGGATTTGCGAAGAACCTTCGCCACGATATGTTCCACAATGTTCAGAATTTTTCATTCTCGAATATCGACCGCTTTTCCACCGGCAGCATCATCACGCGTCTCACGACCGACGTGACAAACCTCCAAATGGCTTTTCAGATGCTCAACCGTCTCGGAATCCGTGCGCCGATTATGATTATTTTTGCGCTCATTTTTGCGTTCCGCATCAGTGCACGCATGTCGCTTATTTTTCTCGTCATCATGCCGATTCTCTTCGGCGGTCTGATTTTCATTGCCGTTAATGTACACCCGATTTTTGTGCGGGTGTTCAAGACCTACGACAGGCTCAACAATGTCGTGCAGGAAAACCTTCTCGGCATCCGTGTCGTGAAATCTTACAACCGAGAAGAATTTGAAGAGGAAAAATTCAAAAACATTTCACAGAGGATTTTTGACCTCTTTGTCAAGGCGGAAAAGCGTCTCGCTTTCAATATGCCGCTGATGCAAATTTGCATTTACACCGTTATGATTCTTATTTCATGGTTCGGCGCAAAGGAAATCGTTGCTTCCGGCAATAACCCGTTAAACGGGCTGACAACCGGCGACCTCACGGGTCTCATCACCTATTCCATGCAGATTCTGATGAGCCTCATGATGCTCTCCATGATTTTCGTTATGATTATGATTTCCCGTTCTTCGGCGGAACGTATTTACGCGGTTCTCACGGAAAAGAGTGACATTGTCAACAAGCCGAACGCGATTAAGGAAGTAAAAGACGGTTCCATTGAGTTCAAGGATGTCACCTTTACTTATGCGCGTAAGGCGGATAAACCGGTTCTGAGCCACATCAATCTCTCCATCAAATCCGGCGAAATGGTCGGCATCCTCGGCGGTACAGGCTCCTCGAAATCGAGCCTTGTGCAGTTGATTCCGCGCCTTTACGATGTTGTGGAAGGAAGTGTATGTGTCGGCGGTGTGGATGTCCGCGATTACGACATCGAAGCCCTGCGCAACGCGGTTGCCATGGTGCTGCAAAAGAATGTTCTGTTCTCCGGCACCATCAAAGAAAACCTGCGCTGGGGCAACCCCAATGCAACGGATGAGGAAATCGTCAATGCCTGCAAGCTCGCGCAGGCAGACGGCTTTATTCGGGAATTTCCGAATGGCTATGACACCTACATCGAACAAGGCGGCACAAACGTTTCGGGCGGACAGAAGCAGCGCCTTTGCATTGCACGCGCCCTGCTGAAAAACCCAAAGGTTCTGATTCTTGACGACTCAACCAGCGCGGTTGATACCAAGACAGACAGCCTCATCCGCGCCGGCTTGAAAAATTATATTCCGCAAACGACCAAAATCATCATCGCTCAGCGTGTGGCGTCAGTCATGGACGCCGACAAGATTATCGTGATGAACGACGGCAAGATTTACGCCGTCGGCACACACGACGAGCTGATGAAGACCTGCGACATTTATCGTGAAGTTTATGAATCTCAGAACAAAGGGGGCAAACTCCATGTATAAGGCACGTACCGGGCAAGGGAATCCTCCACATGGCGTTCCTCCCAAGCAGCGTTTCAAACCGGGGACCATCAAGCGGCTTCTCTCTTATGTAGCAAAGTATAAAGTCCACCTGATTGTTGTGGTAATCTGCATTCTTTTAAGCGCGGGAGCAAACGCCGCATCTTCCCTCTTTCTGCAGCCTCTTGTTGACAATTACATTGTGCCGCTCGTCGGGCAGCCAAACCCCGACTTTTCCAATTTGCTCAAAGCGATCCTGATGATGGGTGCCGTCTATCTGACCGGTATTCTTGCAACCCTGACCTACAACCTCATCATGGTCGTTGTGGAGCAGGGCACCTTGAAAGACATCCGCGATGAAATGTTTTGTCATATGCAGACTTTGCCAATTCGCTATTTTGACACCCACTCTCACGGCGATGTGATGAGCTGCTACACAAACGATACCGATGCGCTGCGCCAAGCGATTTCGCAAAGCATTCCGCAGATGTTCTCCTCCATTGTTATGGTTGTGGCATCGTTTGTCTCTATGCTCTACCTAAGCGTCCCGCTTTCTGGCTTCGTGCTTGTGTTCGCGTTCCTCCTGCTGAAGGTCATGAAGGCCATCGTGAGCAGAAGCGGCGTTTACTTCATGAGGCAGCAGCAAACTCTCGGCGATGTGAACGGTTTCATTGAAGAGATGATTAACGGCCAGAAGGTCATCAAGGTCTTCTGCCATGAGGAGGAAACCAAAGAGGCGTTTGACAAAAAGAACGAAGAACTGTGCTACTGCGCAACGGAAGCAAGCAAATACGGCAACATCACCATGCCGGTCGTCGGCAACATGGGCTATGTTCTGTATGTTCTCCTTGCCCTTGTCGGCGGTTCCGTTGCCATTGCCGGCTGGCCGAACCTCACTCTGACTGGAATGAAGCCCTTCTCCATCGGCACCATCATTTCGTTCCTCACCCTTTCCCGTAGTTTTATCAACCCAATCGGCCAGATTTCCTCACAGTTCAACATGGTCGTCATGGCTATGGCAGGCGCTTCGAGAATCTTCGATTTGCTCGACGAAAAGCCGGAAGAAGACAACGGCTATGTTACTCTCGTAAACGCCAAGATTGAAAACGGCGAAATCAAGGAGTGCAAGGAACGCACCGACATGTGGGCTTGGAAACATCCTCACAGCGACGGCACCGTAACCTACACTCCGCTGCGCGGCGAAATCCGTTTTTACGATGTCGACTTTGGCTATGACCCTGACAAGCCCGTTTTGCACAACATCACCCTTTACGCGAAACCCGGTCAGAAGGTCGCGTTCGTCGGAGCGACCGGTGCCGGCAAAACGACAATTACCAACCTCATCAACCGCTTCTATGACATTGCGGACGGTAAAATCCGCTACGACGGCATCAACATTAACAAAATCAAAAAATCCGACCTGCGGCGTTCTCTCGGAATCGTGCTGCAGGACGTAAACCTCTTCACCGGCACCGTGATGGACAACATCCGCTACGGCAAGCTCGATGCGACCGACGAAGAATGTATTGCAGCGGCGAAGCTCGCTAACGCAGACGGGTTCATCCGCATGCTTCCGAACGGCTACCAGACGGTGTTGGAAGGCGACGGCAGCGGACTTTCACAAGGCCAGCGCCAGCTTATCTCGATTGCGCGTGCGGCTGTTGCCGACCCGCCCGTCATGATTCTTGACGAAGCGACGTCCTCCATCGACACCCGCACCGAGGCGATTGTCCAGAAGGGCATGGATGCGCTGATGAAAGGCCGCACCGTGTTCGTCATCGCGCACCGCCTCTCCACCGTACAGAATTCCGACGTCATCATGGTTCTCGACCACGGCCGCATCATTGAACGCGGCAGCCACGAACAGCTCATTGAGCAAAAGGGCAAATACTATCAGCTCTACACCGGAGCGTTCGAGCTCGAATAACCAGCAAAACCAAATAAGGCCTCCTGCCGCTGGTGCGGCAGGAGGCCTATTTTGTTGATGATTTTTCTTTCTGCCTTCCACGCAGTGAAGTCTGACAAGAAACAAATACCAAAGTGTCTTTTTGCAAAAACGAAAGAAATCAAAAAAGTAGCCGGAGAGAGAACAGATTCTCTCTCCGGCTACTTTTGTCACTTAACTGTAATTACTCACCGAAGGTACTCTTCAGTTTCTCAAAGAACGAACGGCGTTTCTGATAATTCTTATCTTCGCCGGATTTCTCAAATTCACGCAGTAAATCTTTTTGCTTCTGAGAAAGGTTCCGCGGAACCTCAATCGTCATGCGCACATACTGGTCGCCGCGGCCTCTGCTGCCGAGCTTCGGAATTCCTTTGCCGCGCAGCTTAAATACGTCACCCGGCTGAGTGCCCGGGTGAATCTGATACTCCACTTTGCCGTCGATGGTCGGCACCACGACCTCTGCACCAAGCGCTGCCTGGGTAAAGGTAATCGGCAGTTCACACCAAACGTCGTTTCCGCGCCGTTCAAAAATCGGGTGCGGTTCCACATGCACGAGGACATGAAGGTCGCCGTTCGGGCCGCCGTTCACGCCGGCATTGCCCTTTCCGCTCACGTTGAGAATCTGGTTGGAGTCGATGCCTGCCGGCACATTGATTTCAATTGTCTTATGGCGATTCACTCTGCCGCTGCCGCCGCACGCCGGGCAGGGGTCGTCAATGACCTTGCCGGAACCACCGCAGCGGTCGCAGGTACGGGTCGTCTGAACCAAGCCGAACGGCGTGCGCTGACTGATGCGCACTTGGCCTGTGCCGTTGCATTGCGGGCAAGTGCGGGTCGCGCCGTTTTTTGCGCCGGTGCCGTGGCACTCTTCACAAACCTGTACCTGATTATAAGTAACCTGCCTTACACAGCCCTTAGCGGCCTCTTCAAAGCTGATGGTAACTGAGGCTTCACTGTCGGTGCCGCGCCGCGGCGCGTTCGAGGCCGCCCGACGCCCGACGCCAAAGCCATCAAACCCAAAGCCACCGAAAACACTGTTGAAAATATCGTCTATGTCGAATCCGCCGGTGAATGGGCTTCCGCCCGCACCGCCGCCGAAATTTGGGTCTACCCCCGCCTGGCCGAACTGATCGTAGCGTGCGCGCTTGTCTTTATCGGAGAGAACCTCATAGGCTTCGTTAATCTCCTTGAACTTCGCTTCCGCCTCTTTGTCGCCCGGGTGCAGATCAGGATGATATTTTTTTGCGAGCTCCCGATATGCCTTTTTTATCTCAGCTTCAGTGGCATTTCTTGGCACGCCCATGATTTTGTAGTAGTCTTTTTCAGCCAAGCCTATCACTCCTGAAATAACACGGTGAGGGGCAGCCGGCCGGCTGCCCCATCTCGTATTGGATCAAATCTGCGTTCTTTCGTTCATCAAACCGCTCCCGACGATCTCTACCACCAGGAGAATGGTTTCTTTTGGCTTATTTCTTGTTATCGTCTACATCATGATATTCGGCATTGTAGACAGTGTTTCCGTTTGCATCGGTGGACGGGCCGGTCTGCGTCTGCTGAGCAGCACCCTGCGAAGCGACATTCTTGTAGAGTTTTTCACTTACCGCAAACATTGTCTTCTGCAGTTCTTCGGTCTTTGCCTTAATTTCGTCAGCATTGTCCGAAGACATGGTCGAGCGGACTTCGGAAATCTTAGAGTTCAGTTCGGTCTTGTCAGACTCGCTAATCTTGTCGCCGTTCTCTCTCAGAAGCTTTTCAACCTCATAGCAGAGGTTTTCGGCTGCGTTCTTAGCGTCAACTGTTGCACGGCGCTTCTTGTCTTCTGCTTCATATTTCTGAGCTTCCTTGATAGCGCGGTCAATATCTTCCTTGCTCATGTTGGAGCTGGAAGTAATTGTAATCTTCTGCTGTTTTCCAGTGCCAAGGTCTTTTGCGGAAACATTCACGATGCCGTTGGCGTCGATATCGAACGTAACCTCAATCTGAGGAATTCCACGCGGTGCCGGCGGGATTCCATCCAGTTTGAAGATACCGAGCTGCTTATTGTCGCGGGCAAATTCACGTTCACCTTGCAGCACGTTAATCTCAACGGATGTCTGGTTGTCGGTTGCCGTGGAGAAGATTTGGCTCTTCTTCGTCGGGATGGTAGTGTTGCGTTCAATGATCTTAGTCATGACACCGCCCATGGTCTCAACGCCGAGCGAAAGCGGAGTAACATCCAAGAGGAGCAGTCCTTCGACTTCGCCGCCGAGAACACCAGCCTGCAGTGCAGCACCGATTGCAACGCATTCATCCGGGTTAATGCCCTTGAACGGCTCTTTGCCGGAAAGTCTCTTAACAGCTTCCTGAACAGCCGGAATACGGGAAGAACCGCCGACCATGAGAACCTTGCTGATGTCGTTGAAGGTGAGGCCTGCGTCGGAAAGTGCCTGCTTAACCGGCTCAACGGTCTTTTCAACCAAGTCTGCGGTGAGCTCGTCGAACTTTGCGCGGGTCAGGGTCATGTCGAGGTGCTTCGGGCCGCTTGCGTCTGCGGTGATGAACGGCAGGTTAATCTGCGTGGAGGTCATGCTGGAAAGCTCAATCTTCGCTTTTTCAGCAGCTTCCTTCAAGCGCTGCATTGCCATCTTGTCGCCCGAGAGGTCGATTCCGTTTTCTTTCTTGAACTCGGAAATCATCCAGTCCATGATGCGCTTGTCGAAGTCATCGCCGCCGAGGCGGTTGTTACCAGCGGTTGCCAGAACCTCCTGCACGCCGTCGCCCATCTCGATGATGGAAACATCGAATGTACCGCCGCCGAGGTCATAGACCATGATTTTCTGTTCCTGGCCCTTGTCGATGCCGTAGGAAAGAGCTGCGGCCGTCGGCTCGTTGATGATACGCTTGACTTCGAGGCCAGCAATCTTACCGGCGTCTTTTGTCGCCTGGCGCTGGCTGTCGGTGAAGTAAGCCGGAACAGTAATAACTGCGGAATTGACGGTCTCACCGAGGTATGCTTCTGCGTCTGCTTTCAGCTTCTGCAGAATCATAGCCGAAATTTCCTGCGGGGTATAGCTTTTGCCGTCGATTGTTACCTTGTAATCGGAACCCATTTCACGCTTAATGGACAAAATGGTGCGTTCCGGGTTTGTAATTGCCTGACGCTTTGCCACCTGACCGACCATGCGTTCACCGGTCTTGGAGAAAGCGACAACAGACGGTGTCGTGCGGGCACCTTCAGAGTTCGGAATAACAACAGGTTTGCCACCTTCAATCACGGCAACACACGAGTTTGTTGTACCTAGGTCAATTCCAATTGTTTTGGACATATTGATTACCTCCAAAATACATTTCTTTCGTTCGGATTCAAATTTATGGATAAACCGGAAGCGGTTGCCCGCACCGATTATATTTACCTAAAAACACGGGAGTTTTTTCAACCCCCACGCCAATATCCGCCTTTTGGCTTTCTTTTGCCGCAGGCGGCATGCACGCTGTTTTAGTTCGCAGCCTGAACCATCGCGTGGCGAATGACTTTGTCGCCTATGCAATAGCCTTTCTGGAACACCTTTGCAACGACGTTCTCACCGAGGTTTTCGTCTTCGATGTGGGCAACGGCGTTGTGCTTCATCGGGTCAAAGGGTTCGCCCTCTTTTCCCATTTCGGTAACGCCGAGCTTTTCGAGCGCCGCAAGCATCTGTTTGTGGGTCATTTCCACACCTGTGCGAAGAGCTTCAACCGAGCACTCTTTCTGCTCCAGTGCACGTTCCAGATTATCTTCAACGCCGAGGAACTCTTTCACGGCATCCGCTACGGCATCGTTGTAAAGGGCTTCCTTTTCCCTCGCCGTGCGTTTGCGGTAGTTATCGTACTCCGCCGCCGTGCGCAGCAAGATGTCTTTCTGCTTTGCAAGGGCTTTCTCGGTTTCTTCGAGCTTTTTCTTGGTTTCTTCCAGTTCTTTCTTGAGTAATTCGGCATCGGGAACCTGATTTCCCTCGCCACCCTGAGTTTCGGCCGTCGGCTTCTCTTCACCGGTGTTTTCCGCCATCTTCTCGGCTGTCTCTTTCTCAGCCGTTGCATTTTCGGCCGTTGTATTTTCGGCTGCCTCTTGCTTTTCTTCACCGGTGTTTTCCGCTATTTTCTTATCAGCTGTCTCTTTTTCAGCTGCTGTGTTTTCGGCTGCCTCCTGCTTTTCTTTTTTGGCGTTCTCTTTTTCTTGATTCAAGAGAAAAGCCCCCCTTTATTAATCTAAATCCATCAACTCGGTGAGCATTCTGCCGACCGAACTGGAAAGGTATTCCATGTTGGTGATGATTTTTCCGTAATCCATGCGCGTCGGGCCGATAACCGCAATCGCTCCGGCGTCTCTGTTGCCGATGGAGTAGCGTGAGACAATCACGCTGGAATCCTGCAGTTCCGGACGCTGACTTTCAAGGCCGATGAGCACTTTGGTGTTCTCTTTTCCTCTCGAGAGTAGCTTACAGAGGTCTGCGGGACGCGAGAGAAAATCTACGATTCTTCGGATATCTTCCTGCCTGAATTCCGGGTAAATCAGCAAGTTGACTTCACCGTTCAGGCACACATCGGAATGTGCGGATTCTCTTGCCGCTTCCGCCACCGCCATCAGCGCCGAACTCATCATCATGGCCATATCGCCCAGCGATGCCGCCAAAGTCTGCATATAGGCCGGCGTAACGGAGATAACCGGCACACCAACCAGCTTTTCGTTCAGCAGGCGGAAGAAAACCCTGAGGATTTCCGGCGTGAGGTCGAAATCGCAGTGGAAAACGCGGCTCTTCATCGTACCGGCTGAGGTCATCAGGATGACCATTGCCGTGCGGCGGCTGGTCTGCACCAACTGAATCGCCCGAATGACGCCGTCTTCACCGCTCGGAGTGGTGGAGACTGCTGCGTACTTTGTCATGGAAGCAAGTACCTTTGCCACGCCTTCCAGAAGCTTTTCCGGGTCGTAGGCGGAGGGAAGAATCATACTGTCGAGATACTGCTTCTCTTCCTGTGAAATGGGCCGCCGTTTCATGAGCGAATCAATGTAAACGCGGTAGCCTTTCTGGGAAGGAACGCGCCCGGCCGACGTATGCGGCTGCTCCAAAAGGCCCATGGAGCTCAACTCACTCATCTCATTGCGAACGGTTGCCGGAGACACCCGGAAGTTAAGGGTATCGCAAAGCGACTTTGAACCAACCGGCTCGCCTGTTGCGATGTAGAGTTCCACGACCGCTGCGAGGATTTTCCGTTTTCGTTCGCTAAGTTCCAACCCTTTTCCCTTCTTATCTATGGATTAGCACTCGTGTATGTTGAGTGCTAACTCTGTCTATAAGAGTACCATTACTTTGCCCGAATGTCAAGTTTTTATTTGTAAACTAATTGTGACGTAACAGGAATTTTCGCTGGAAATTTACACCGTCTGGGCACCATTAAGGCGCCCGACATCAATAGTCCGTGCGTGCAGGCTCAGCCTGCAAACAGAATTTCCGCTGTGAGCATATTGGAAACAAGAAATCCCTTCGGCGTGAAATGAAAGCCGCCTTTTTCGCAGACCGTCAGGCCGCCCGCTTCATACCGCCGGGCGGCTTTTTTGATGCGCTCGGGTATCGGGGTTCCGAACCGCGCGAGGCAGGCTTCGTCGGTAAGGCCTTCCGTCAGGCGCAGGCGGAGCATCGCAAACTCCTCAAACCCGCCGCCTGTGCCGTCCTGCTCCGGTTCCTCGCCGCGCAGAAAGCCGGCAAGGCTTCGGGCATAATGAAATCGCTTTCCGCTGAGGAACGAATGTGCCGAAGGCCCGAGACCAAGGTATTCCTCACAATGCCAGTACTTCGTGTTGTGCCGGCTTTCAAAACCCGGCTCCGCGAAATTGGAAATTTCATACTGCCGATACCCGAGTGTTTCTAGCTCGCGGCAGGCGGCGAGATAAAGCTCCGCCGCGCCGTCTTCACTCGGCAGGTTCAGCGTATCTTTTTGTTTCCAATATAACGTGTGCGGCTCCAGAATAAGCAGGTAGGCGGAAACGTGTTTCGCGCCAAGTTTCCTGCAAAACGATACGGAACGGGCAAGGCTTTCTTCCGTCTGCCCCTGTACCGCAAGCATGAGGTCTAGGGAAAGGTTCTCGATTCCGGCCCGA
This genomic interval carries:
- the hemW gene encoding radical SAM family heme chaperone HemW, producing the protein MQNPFGLYIHVPFCDGKCPYCDFFSLRGTEAMMDEYTESIIGKIKFWSKETGRSADTLYFGGGTPSLLGGKRIARITEAARSVFGLENAEITVEANPGGDLSDFFREASAAGVNRVSLGLQSADENELRLLGRRHTADDAARAAEAAHRAGIENLSLDLMLAVQGQTEESLARSVSFCRKLGAKHVSAYLLILEPHTLYWKQKDTLNLPSEDGAAELYLAACRELETLGYRQYEISNFAEPGFESRHNTKYWHCEEYLGLGPSAHSFLSGKRFHYARSLAGFLRGEEPEQDGTGGGFEEFAMLRLRLTEGLTDEACLARFGTPIPERIKKAARRYEAGGLTVCEKGGFHFTPKGFLVSNMLTAEILFAG